A stretch of Camelina sativa cultivar DH55 chromosome 18, Cs, whole genome shotgun sequence DNA encodes these proteins:
- the LOC104760974 gene encoding mitotic spindle checkpoint protein MAD1: protein MILRSPPPKRLKSDAGGSPISANASGSGNQLVIYEDSPLPAPAPLQTSNDQSDQHLCTYQCRQMVKADVLDAFSKAEKQVQEYQTQLQTLNANFSEADAERKQLRDNLLYSKQELAAAKGREKMLQEQLLTEINNSQERYTKELQSCHELEVKLQNEMNLRKKAESSAATAEEKAKLLEDKLTQLSGSVDREKKRLNNDIAQLGKEAKLSVSRIGADLERMQCRAQNAETESNLLRSQLEHLKLKFDECLQEKTEVDKKLSSFTSQTASSSDNSVLIKHLQEEVKSYEAEVREARKLKSRHVDAELLKVKLLEENSRRERAESELSKMHELQLSMEMLNNELSSWKSLLNDIPGVSCPDDIVMKVSTLQNEVVQSSMKIEEANTRFKQLEVALEATQLGRQSAETEAALAKEKSEALKTDVKRIEVMLSLVTEEKEQLKAVVNELRKSTSEGSVPGAGATDGTLIQEFESSLAKKENYLKDLENDLSQLKDVNNRLRSEIELLNEKLVDEARRNKSLERDSDRLRSEISLLESKLGHGDYSAANTRVLRMVNTLGVENEAKQTIEALQAELQKAKERLQAVEELKNQSGDAGKLVDSHITGKIAQLKEQIATLEKREERYKTVFADRISVFRRACCELFGYKIVMDEHQRPNGIPVTRFTLQSIYAQNDDEKLEFEYESGNTSILNNGYASQGEIAKQIEIFIRKFNSIPAFTANLTMESFNRRTLY from the exons ATGATTTTGAGAAGTCCGCCGCCGAAAAGGCTCAAATCCGACGCTGGAGGTAGCCCTATCTCCGCCAACGCCTCTGGTTCCGGGAATCAGCTAGTCATCTACGAAGATTCTCCTCTTCCTGCTCCTGCTCCGCTGCAAACTTCTAATGATCAGTCCGATCAACACCTTTGCACCTATCAATGTCGCCaaatg GTTAAAGCTGATGTTTTAGATGCATTTAGCAAAGCGGAGAAGCAAGTTCAGGAATATCAGACTCAATTACAAACTCTAAATGCCAACTTCAGCGAAGCAG ATGCGGAGAGAAAGCAATTACGAGATAATTTATTATACTCAAAGCAAGAACTGGCTGCTGCTAAAGGGCGTGAAAAGATGCTTCAAGAGCAGCTCCTTACGGAGATCAACAATTCCCAAGAGCGGTATACCAAAGAACTTCAATCTTGCCATGAACTGGAG GTAAAACTTCAAAATGAAATGAACCTTCGAAAGAAAGCAGAGTCTTCTGCTGCAACAGCTGAAGAAAAAGCTAAACTTTTGGAGGATAAACTAACTCAGCTATCTGGAAGTGTTGACAGGGAGAAAAAACGTCTCAACAATGATATTGCCCAATTGGGTAAAGAAGCAAAGCTTTCTGTCTCTAGGATTGGTGCAGAT CTTGAAAGGATGCAATGTAGGGCACAAAACGCAGAGACGGAATCAAATCTTTTAAGATCACAGCTAGAGCATCTTAAACTCAAATTTGACGAG TGTTTGCAAGAAAAGACCGAAGTAGATAAGAAGCTGTCGTCATTCACTTCACAGACAGCATCTTCTTCAGATAACAGTGTATTAATTAAACATCTTCAGGAGGAAGTTAAAAGCTAT GAAGCTGAAGTGCGAGAAGCTAGAAAGTTAAAATCACGGCACGTAGATGCTGAGTTGTTGAAAGTGAAATTGCTAGAAGAAAATAGCCGTAGGGAGAGGGCAGAGTCAGAGTTATCAAAAATGCATGAATTGCAGCTAAGCATGGAGATGTTGAACAATGAATTGTCCTCTTGGAAGTCATTGCTAAATGACATTCCTGGTGTATCCTGTCCTGATGACATAGTTATGAAAGTCTCGACGCTACAGAA TGAGGTGGTTCAAAGCTCTAtgaagattgaggaagcaaaTACACGTTTTAAACAACTGGAGGTGGCTCTGGAGGCTACACAACTTGGCAGACAGAGTGCTGAAACTGAGGCTGCATTAGCGAAAGAGAAATCTGAGGCTCTCAAAACAGATGTGAAGAGGATTGAAGTAATG cTCTCTTTGGTCACGGAGGAGAAAGAACAGTTGAAAGCTGTTGTTAATGAATTAAGGAAGTCAACCAGTGAAGGATCTGTGCCTGGGGCTGGGGCCACAGATGGAACCCTTATTCAG GAGTTTGAATCTTCTCTTGCAAAGAAGGAGAACTATCTTAAGGATTTGGAGAATGATCTAAGTCAACTGAAGGATGTCAATAATCGCCTACGTAGTGAAATAGAACTTCTAAATGAGAAACTAGTCGATGAAGCAAGGAGGAATAAGTCGCTGGAAAGGGACAGTGATCGTCTTCGTTCCGAGATCTCTTTACTGGAGTCAAAG CTGGGTCATGGTGATTATTCTGCTGCAAATACAAGGGTTTTGCGCATGGTGAATACTCTTGGTGTTGAAAATGAGGCAAAACAAACAATAGAGGCTTTACAGGCTGAGTTGCAGAAGGCAAAAGAAAGACTTCAAGCTGTTGAAGAATTGAAGAACCAGTCTG GAGATGCTGGGAAGCTAGTTGACTCTCATATAACTGGAAAGATTGCTCAACTAAAAGAACAAATTGCTACGCTTGAAAAACGTGAAGAGAG GTACAAAACTGTTTTCGCTGATAGAATTTCCGTGTTTAGAAGAGCTTGTTGTGAGCTTTTTGGATATAAG ATTGTAATGGATGAACATCAGCGTCCCAATGGAATCCCGGTGACTCGGTTTACCCTCCAATCTATATATGCTcaaaatgatgatgaaaaacTCGAGTTTGAATACGAGTCAGGAAACACCAGTATTCTA AACAATGGGTATGCCTCTCAGGGTGAGATAGCGAAGCAG ATAGAAATATTCATAAGAAAGTTCAACTCGATTCCAGCTTTTACAGCCAATTTAACGATGGAATCATTCAACCGCCGCACACTATATTGA